A genomic window from Terriglobia bacterium includes:
- a CDS encoding glycoside hydrolase family 3 C-terminal domain-containing protein, whose translation MKRILQSVLVLLLFAAWPAHCQAPQTPSAAPAAIEARVDSMLQQMSVEEKVDLLGGVDDFYIREIKHIGLPRLKMADGPYGVRNYGPSTTFGGIGLAATWDTDLAQRLGAVIGQDARARGVHFLLGPGVNIYRAPMNGRNFEYFGEDPFLAARTAVAYIRGVQSQRVSATIKHYMGNNQEYDRHNMDSQIDERTLREIYLPAFEAAVKEAHVGAIMDSYNFTNGIHMSQNGYLNTDVAKKEWGFDGIMMSDWDSTYDGVAAANGGLDLEMPSGKFMNRETLLPALRSGKLSLATLDDKVRRILRTAARFGWLDHEQTDLSIPLLNMEGRHVALEAARSAMVLLKNDGNLLPWSKQTIKSVAVIGPDAYPAQVVGGGSAAVQPFAAVSFLEGLTSYLDGSAQVYYQRGLPTPSEMADGTTFTIAASGGQAGIEAEYFNNPNLSGAPAIRRTDQHINADHSFGDGTSQNEVSARWAGYFTPSTPGEYLIFVQGPGENGGTRLYLDDKLVIDNWERANALLSQIRVPLRAGPHKIKFEYFVHWSWGGPSVRLGIVRPETLISAEARELAAHSDAAVVAVGFDPESESEGGDRTFQLPPGQAELINAVAAANKNTIVVVTAGGAVDTNAWLDHVPALLHCWYPGQEGGTALAQLLFGDYSPSGKLPISFERRWEDSAVYHSYYPAGSEKKVAYSEGLFLGYRHFDKSATKPLFPFGFGLSYTTFSYKNLSVTPQTVEGEQTVTVSFDVSNTGKRAGAEVAELYVGDRHASVPRPVKELKGFAKVYLQPGETRRISILLDRRAFSYYDVKAHRWTAAPGDFDIYIGSSAAQIELTGKLTLRTP comes from the coding sequence ATGAAACGCATACTCCAGTCGGTTCTTGTGCTCCTGCTCTTCGCTGCGTGGCCGGCCCACTGCCAGGCGCCGCAGACGCCTTCAGCGGCGCCAGCGGCCATCGAAGCCCGGGTCGACTCCATGCTGCAGCAAATGAGCGTGGAAGAGAAAGTTGACCTGCTGGGTGGCGTGGATGACTTTTACATTCGAGAGATCAAACACATCGGCCTGCCACGGTTGAAAATGGCGGATGGCCCGTACGGTGTCCGCAACTACGGCCCTTCCACCACCTTCGGCGGCATCGGCCTGGCCGCCACTTGGGATACCGATCTCGCTCAGCGTCTGGGCGCCGTCATCGGTCAGGACGCCCGCGCCCGCGGCGTGCATTTCCTGCTTGGCCCGGGCGTCAACATTTACCGGGCTCCCATGAACGGCAGGAATTTCGAATACTTCGGCGAAGACCCGTTCCTGGCCGCGCGCACCGCCGTCGCCTACATCCGCGGCGTTCAGAGCCAGCGCGTGAGCGCCACCATCAAACACTACATGGGGAACAATCAGGAATATGACCGCCACAATATGGATTCCCAGATCGACGAGCGCACCCTGCGCGAGATCTATCTCCCCGCCTTCGAGGCCGCCGTGAAGGAAGCCCACGTGGGCGCCATCATGGACTCTTACAACTTCACCAACGGCATCCACATGAGCCAGAACGGCTACCTGAACACGGATGTCGCCAAAAAAGAATGGGGCTTTGACGGAATCATGATGTCCGACTGGGATTCCACGTACGATGGCGTGGCGGCCGCGAATGGCGGACTCGATCTGGAAATGCCCTCCGGAAAATTCATGAACCGGGAGACGCTGCTGCCAGCGCTGCGCTCCGGCAAGCTCAGCCTGGCCACCCTCGACGACAAGGTCCGCCGCATCCTGCGCACCGCCGCCCGCTTCGGCTGGCTCGACCACGAGCAGACCGACTTGTCCATTCCCCTCCTGAATATGGAGGGCCGCCACGTGGCCCTCGAGGCGGCCCGTTCCGCCATGGTCCTCTTGAAGAACGATGGCAATCTCCTCCCGTGGAGTAAGCAGACCATCAAATCCGTCGCCGTCATTGGACCGGACGCCTATCCCGCTCAGGTTGTCGGCGGGGGCAGCGCAGCAGTGCAACCCTTCGCCGCGGTGAGTTTCCTGGAGGGTTTGACGAGTTACCTCGACGGCAGCGCCCAAGTGTATTACCAGCGCGGCCTACCCACTCCCTCGGAAATGGCCGATGGGACCACATTCACAATCGCTGCGAGCGGCGGACAGGCCGGAATCGAAGCGGAGTACTTCAACAATCCCAATCTCAGCGGCGCCCCGGCAATCCGTCGGACCGACCAGCACATCAACGCCGACCACAGCTTTGGCGACGGCACGTCCCAGAACGAAGTGTCGGCGCGCTGGGCGGGTTATTTCACGCCGAGCACTCCAGGGGAGTACCTGATCTTCGTGCAGGGACCGGGGGAAAACGGCGGCACCCGGCTGTACCTGGACGACAAGCTGGTCATCGACAATTGGGAACGGGCCAATGCGCTGCTCAGCCAGATCCGCGTGCCTTTGCGGGCTGGCCCGCACAAAATCAAGTTCGAATATTTTGTGCACTGGAGCTGGGGCGGGCCCAGCGTAAGACTGGGCATTGTGCGCCCGGAAACACTCATCAGTGCCGAAGCCAGGGAACTGGCCGCGCATTCCGATGCCGCCGTCGTCGCGGTGGGCTTCGATCCAGAGAGCGAGAGTGAGGGCGGCGATCGCACCTTCCAGCTTCCTCCCGGTCAAGCCGAGCTCATCAACGCCGTCGCCGCGGCGAACAAAAATACCATTGTGGTGGTTACCGCGGGCGGCGCGGTGGACACCAATGCCTGGCTCGACCATGTTCCGGCCCTGCTGCATTGCTGGTACCCCGGACAGGAGGGCGGCACGGCCCTCGCCCAACTACTTTTCGGCGACTACAGCCCCTCGGGAAAACTGCCCATCTCCTTCGAACGCCGCTGGGAGGACAGCGCCGTTTACCACAGCTATTACCCCGCGGGCAGCGAGAAGAAAGTCGCGTACAGCGAAGGACTGTTTCTCGGCTACCGGCATTTCGACAAATCTGCTACCAAGCCCTTATTTCCCTTTGGTTTCGGGCTCTCCTACACCACCTTTTCCTACAAAAATCTTTCCGTGACCCCGCAGACGGTTGAAGGCGAACAGACGGTCACGGTCAGTTTCGATGTGAGCAATACCGGCAAGCGCGCCGGCGCGGAAGTGGCCGAGCTCTACGTGGGCGACCGCCACGCCAGCGTCCCCCGGCCCGTCAAGGAACTCAAGGGCTTCGCCAAAGTCTATCTCCAGCCGGGGGAGACCCGCCGCATCTCGATTCTGCTCGATCGCCGGGCCTTCTCCTACTACGATGTCAAAGCACATCGCTGGACCGCCGCACCGGGCGATTTCGACATTTATATAGGGAGTTCCGCCGCGCAGATCGAGTTGACCGGCAAGCTCACGCTGCGCACGCCCTGA
- a CDS encoding glycoside hydrolase family 16 protein, translating into MRRPSAHAAATSLLALSVSLGIVCQARQDGARPSDGKWALTWGDEFNGPNGSPVDPSKWVFDLGGGGWGNQELEYYTDRLKNAHLENGHLVIEADRENYTAADGVTWNFTSARLKTLGKFTQAYGRFEARIKLPFGQGMWPAFWMLGENMDKTGWPDCGEIDIMENVGKEPSRVHGTIHGPGYSGAGGLGAPYTLPGTQRFADEFHVFAAEWEPGVVRFYVDDLLYATRLRADLHPGQKWVFDHPFFLLLNVAVGGGWPGNPDPSTVFPQAMLVDYVRVYQLSAR; encoded by the coding sequence ATGAGACGCCCATCCGCTCACGCGGCCGCCACCAGCCTCCTTGCTCTCTCCGTATCTCTGGGCATTGTCTGCCAGGCCCGCCAAGACGGTGCCCGTCCCAGCGATGGCAAGTGGGCCCTGACATGGGGCGATGAGTTCAATGGTCCCAATGGCTCGCCCGTGGACCCCTCCAAGTGGGTGTTCGACCTCGGCGGAGGTGGTTGGGGAAACCAGGAACTCGAATACTATACGGACCGGTTGAAGAACGCGCACCTCGAGAACGGCCACTTGGTGATCGAAGCGGATCGGGAAAATTACACCGCGGCCGATGGCGTGACCTGGAACTTCACTTCAGCCAGACTGAAAACCCTCGGTAAATTCACGCAAGCCTACGGGCGCTTCGAGGCGCGCATCAAGCTCCCCTTCGGACAGGGAATGTGGCCGGCCTTCTGGATGCTGGGCGAGAATATGGATAAAACCGGCTGGCCCGATTGCGGCGAGATCGACATCATGGAAAATGTCGGCAAGGAGCCTTCCCGGGTCCATGGAACCATCCATGGACCCGGATATTCCGGAGCGGGTGGCCTCGGAGCCCCCTACACCCTGCCTGGCACTCAGCGTTTCGCCGATGAGTTCCATGTTTTTGCCGCGGAGTGGGAGCCCGGTGTCGTCCGCTTCTATGTGGACGATCTCCTCTATGCCACGCGCCTCCGCGCCGACCTCCACCCGGGCCAAAAGTGGGTTTTCGATCATCCCTTTTTCCTGCTCCTCAATGTGGCCGTGGGCGGGGGCTGGCCGGGGAATCCCGACCCCTCCACCGTCTTTCCGCAAGCCATGCTCGTGGATTATGTGCGCGTGTATCAGCTATCGGCCCGGTAG
- a CDS encoding MFS transporter, which yields MARSRYTVSLVFLTFFVISLLTNILGPLVPDIISSFYVSLTAAGFLAFAFFIAYGVMSIPAGFLVERFTEKPVMVLAFLAGTLGSLSFALFPGYRVAIISYFTIGAGMAVLQVAINPLLRVAGGEEHYAFNSTLAQLVFGSASFISPRIYSHLVLNLKDPSPDQNIVLRILQKLTPAELPWASIYWIFAVSAMLMVVVLSFSRFPKIQYTAEEHVGSLDMFRALARQRVVWLYFAAMFAYVGCEQGTADWMSSFLRQYHGLDPHSAGAAAVSWFWGLLTVGCLAGMLLLKIFDSRHVLIGACVGALFCLSAALFGPAKISVIAFPAVGLFASVMWPIVVSLALNSVAEYHGSLSGILGTGIIGGAVVPVIIGRIGDYWGLRSGLAFLYVTFGFVLSVGFWARPMINNATVRLKKASAEVAD from the coding sequence ATGGCGAGAAGCCGGTATACGGTCAGCTTGGTCTTCCTCACTTTTTTCGTGATCTCCTTGCTGACCAATATTCTTGGTCCCCTTGTGCCGGACATCATCAGCAGCTTTTACGTGAGTCTGACTGCAGCGGGATTTCTGGCCTTCGCTTTCTTCATTGCTTATGGAGTGATGTCCATCCCCGCCGGTTTCTTAGTGGAACGATTCACTGAAAAACCCGTGATGGTGCTGGCTTTTTTGGCTGGGACGCTGGGATCGCTGAGTTTCGCTCTATTCCCCGGGTACCGCGTAGCCATCATTTCCTACTTCACGATCGGCGCCGGGATGGCCGTTCTGCAGGTGGCCATCAATCCGTTGTTACGGGTCGCCGGCGGGGAAGAACACTACGCATTTAATTCGACTTTGGCCCAACTGGTTTTCGGCAGCGCATCATTTATTAGTCCGCGCATTTATTCGCATCTTGTGCTCAACCTCAAGGATCCTTCGCCCGATCAGAATATCGTTTTGCGAATCCTGCAAAAGCTGACCCCGGCGGAGTTGCCGTGGGCCTCGATTTACTGGATTTTCGCTGTTTCCGCAATGCTGATGGTGGTTGTTTTGTCCTTTTCCAGGTTTCCAAAAATTCAGTACACCGCCGAAGAACACGTGGGCTCTTTGGACATGTTTCGGGCCTTGGCGCGCCAGCGGGTCGTGTGGCTCTACTTTGCAGCGATGTTTGCTTACGTCGGTTGCGAACAAGGAACCGCTGACTGGATGTCGAGTTTTCTGCGCCAGTATCACGGTTTGGACCCCCATTCCGCGGGTGCGGCGGCGGTATCCTGGTTCTGGGGCTTGCTCACGGTTGGGTGTCTGGCAGGAATGTTATTGCTGAAGATATTCGACAGTCGTCATGTGCTCATCGGTGCATGCGTAGGGGCTCTGTTCTGTCTGTCTGCAGCTTTGTTTGGCCCCGCAAAGATTTCCGTCATTGCGTTTCCCGCAGTCGGCCTGTTTGCTTCGGTGATGTGGCCTATCGTAGTGTCGCTTGCGCTCAATTCCGTCGCGGAGTACCACGGTTCCCTCTCTGGCATTTTGGGTACGGGAATCATAGGTGGCGCCGTGGTACCGGTGATCATTGGACGCATCGGAGACTATTGGGGACTACGCAGCGGCTTGGCCTTTCTCTACGTCACGTTTGGGTTTGTCCTCAGCGTTGGCTTCTGGGCACGACCGATGATCAACAATGCCACCGTTCGTCTCAAGAAAGCGTCTGCTGAGGTTGCTGATTGA
- a CDS encoding ROK family protein, whose translation MIVIGAVDIGGTKIAVGMVDDTGRVLSKLESPTDAEHGYSNGLERIVGMLRETARDAGVEISGVGIGSTGMVYPFSGAFGDVDFLPGWKGNNMVEDLARAFHVTVALENDADASALGEAGWGAGKNKSRLVYVTVGTGIGGGIILDGQLYRGADMAHPEIGHHVVDPSGPLCTCGFRGCWESLAAGPVLVAWFKMNAASNHGYPAELTSKQICQLAQQGDELARRAVEREAYYLGLGLANLINLFVPDMIVLGGSVMKSAALFLDGIRRVIRRGCRFVPFEKTELALASLGEDANLIGAARVWHHRFRKGVGRAS comes from the coding sequence ATGATCGTGATTGGAGCCGTTGATATCGGTGGAACAAAGATCGCGGTTGGCATGGTGGATGACACCGGGAGGGTGTTGTCCAAGTTGGAGTCTCCCACCGATGCCGAACATGGCTACTCAAACGGACTCGAGCGAATTGTTGGCATGCTCCGAGAAACGGCGCGAGATGCCGGCGTCGAAATCTCCGGCGTCGGAATTGGATCCACTGGTATGGTGTACCCCTTCAGCGGCGCGTTTGGCGATGTCGACTTTCTACCGGGATGGAAGGGGAACAACATGGTGGAAGATCTGGCGCGGGCATTCCACGTGACCGTGGCCCTGGAAAACGACGCGGATGCCTCGGCCCTCGGGGAGGCAGGCTGGGGCGCTGGAAAGAATAAGTCGCGATTGGTCTATGTGACGGTCGGTACGGGTATCGGCGGCGGGATCATCTTGGATGGGCAGCTTTACCGCGGCGCGGATATGGCCCATCCCGAAATTGGTCACCATGTGGTCGACCCGTCTGGGCCGCTTTGCACTTGCGGTTTCCGGGGGTGTTGGGAATCACTAGCGGCCGGTCCGGTCCTGGTTGCATGGTTCAAAATGAATGCAGCAAGTAATCACGGATATCCCGCAGAGCTCACCTCCAAACAAATTTGCCAGCTTGCGCAACAGGGAGATGAGCTGGCCCGCCGGGCGGTTGAGCGGGAAGCTTACTACTTGGGTCTCGGTCTGGCTAATCTGATCAATCTCTTTGTGCCGGACATGATTGTCTTAGGTGGCAGCGTAATGAAGAGCGCGGCCCTTTTTCTTGACGGCATCCGAAGGGTAATTCGCCGAGGATGTCGATTCGTTCCGTTTGAAAAGACGGAACTGGCTCTGGCTTCGCTGGGCGAAGACGCCAATCTCATTGGAGCAGCGCGCGTCTGGCACCATCGGTTCAGGAAGGGAGTCGGCCGAGCTTCCTGA
- a CDS encoding SIS domain-containing protein produces the protein MRDILRQPRELQRTVDFLLGAGRPALDRAATAIRNARHVYLTGMGSSWHAALGAGPLFHLGARPVYMQDVSELLHFPTLPPDSVVIVISRSGRSIEVVNLLAKVHNSRVTVIGITNSEDGPLAREAQISIVVSTEMDHAISVNTFSTLAATAGVLASAVRGSFDAHLATLLTRAVEKTAWAIAGWQAQIAHTPWLAPRAVPYFLARGSSLGSCHEAKLLWEEGVKSPATAMGTGSFRHGPQEMVTKDARFGMWIDGERMRGQDLAVARDLRRLGASVMLIGQDLPKDAADLVFQLPATPPDWQFLIDIIPVQLAAERLAQLSEVDCDSFRFCSFIVEDEYGLLREEGRAPKDEK, from the coding sequence TTGCGCGACATTCTTCGCCAGCCGAGAGAGTTGCAGCGGACGGTCGACTTTCTTTTGGGAGCGGGCCGGCCCGCTTTAGACAGGGCGGCAACTGCAATTCGTAACGCTCGCCACGTCTATCTGACTGGAATGGGCAGCAGTTGGCACGCGGCTCTGGGTGCTGGGCCCCTATTTCACCTCGGTGCCCGTCCGGTTTATATGCAGGACGTTTCCGAGTTACTCCATTTTCCTACTCTTCCGCCGGATTCGGTAGTTATCGTAATTTCGCGCAGCGGTCGCAGTATCGAGGTTGTCAATCTGCTTGCCAAAGTGCACAACAGCCGCGTGACCGTCATCGGCATCACCAATTCGGAGGACGGGCCGCTTGCGCGAGAGGCCCAGATTTCGATTGTGGTTTCCACCGAAATGGATCACGCAATTTCTGTTAACACCTTTTCCACATTAGCCGCGACAGCAGGGGTTCTGGCCAGCGCCGTACGGGGCTCCTTTGATGCCCATCTCGCAACCTTGCTAACACGCGCCGTCGAAAAAACCGCCTGGGCCATTGCAGGCTGGCAGGCACAGATTGCACACACACCTTGGCTTGCACCCCGAGCCGTTCCTTACTTTCTCGCTCGTGGTTCAAGTCTTGGGAGTTGCCATGAGGCCAAGCTCCTTTGGGAGGAGGGCGTCAAATCGCCTGCGACCGCTATGGGCACAGGCAGCTTTAGGCATGGCCCGCAGGAAATGGTTACCAAAGATGCGCGTTTTGGCATGTGGATAGACGGAGAGCGTATGCGCGGCCAAGACTTGGCCGTGGCGAGGGACCTGAGGCGACTTGGAGCCTCCGTCATGCTGATAGGCCAAGATCTGCCAAAGGATGCTGCGGATTTGGTGTTCCAACTTCCTGCTACGCCACCCGATTGGCAGTTCCTGATCGACATCATCCCGGTGCAACTCGCGGCTGAACGCCTGGCGCAGCTCTCCGAAGTTGATTGCGATTCCTTTCGTTTTTGTTCCTTCATTGTGGAAGACGAGTACGGGCTGTTACGCGAAGAAGGCAGGGCCCCCAAGGATGAGAAGTAG
- a CDS encoding DUF1080 domain-containing protein gives MKLRRVVFFALVLGVLSLSAGRYSHRRNSEMSSSSASAESINAFLGRWDLTLKAPDREYPSWLELREEEGQLKAQMVSRWGNARPLPKVELSNGHLTFVSPKEEEARPEDMVFEGTLVGKTLSGTTNGPNGITWQWTGQRAPALKRTAAPEWGKPIQLFNGKDLAGWKMNKLGAAVWKVEDGNLVSPGNGSELINDSKFQDFKLHIEFNCPANSNSGVYLRGRYEIQVETDSIEEPPSHHMGGVYGFLAASPELPRRPGEWQSFDITLVGRWITVAQNGQTIIDNKEIPGITGGALDSHEELSGPIYLQGSEKGRVAYRNIVITPARN, from the coding sequence ATGAAGCTTCGGAGAGTCGTCTTCTTCGCGCTAGTGCTGGGCGTATTGTCATTGTCCGCTGGGCGGTATTCCCATCGCCGCAATTCCGAGATGAGTTCCTCCTCGGCGTCAGCCGAGTCCATTAATGCGTTTCTGGGCCGCTGGGATTTGACGTTGAAAGCACCCGATCGGGAATACCCCTCCTGGTTGGAACTACGTGAGGAAGAGGGACAGTTGAAGGCCCAGATGGTGAGCCGTTGGGGGAACGCAAGACCGCTTCCCAAAGTTGAGCTGTCGAATGGCCACCTCACTTTCGTTTCTCCCAAAGAGGAGGAAGCCCGGCCCGAGGATATGGTCTTCGAAGGAACGCTAGTTGGGAAGACGCTGTCGGGGACTACCAACGGGCCGAACGGAATCACCTGGCAATGGACCGGCCAGAGAGCGCCGGCTCTAAAGAGAACCGCTGCCCCGGAGTGGGGAAAGCCGATCCAGTTGTTCAACGGAAAAGATCTGGCCGGATGGAAGATGAACAAATTAGGTGCGGCAGTGTGGAAGGTCGAAGACGGTAACTTGGTGAGCCCTGGGAATGGTTCTGAACTGATCAATGATTCCAAATTCCAAGATTTCAAGTTGCATATCGAATTCAACTGCCCTGCCAATTCGAATAGTGGCGTCTATTTGCGGGGCCGATATGAAATCCAGGTCGAAACAGACTCCATCGAGGAACCACCCAGTCACCACATGGGTGGCGTCTACGGTTTCTTGGCTGCTTCGCCGGAACTGCCTCGCAGACCCGGAGAATGGCAGAGCTTCGATATCACGCTGGTCGGACGCTGGATTACCGTCGCCCAAAACGGCCAGACTATCATCGATAACAAGGAAATCCCGGGTATTACGGGTGGTGCCCTTGACAGCCACGAAGAATTGTCGGGACCCATTTACCTTCAGGGAAGTGAAAAAGGACGCGTAGCTTATCGAAATATCGTCATCACACCAGCGAGGAACTAG
- a CDS encoding Gfo/Idh/MocA family oxidoreductase, which produces MTKSGYSRREFLQRSAGLAGASLVGGSALLEPEPVIALPRLTAPSDRVRFGIVGVGMEGTGLLTTAVQLPGVECVAACDLYDGRHELAREIVGKPIRTTRRYKELLDDKEIDAIIIAVPDHWHKQVVVDAVGAGKDVYCEKPMSHSPADGVAMVAAAKKTDRIVQIGAQRTSSVLCAKAKELYASGAIGELSLVEGSLGRNDPTGAWEYPPPADLSPENLDWETWLGTAPKKPFDPYLFARWRCWKEYGTGVAGDLLVHLISGMQFVLGINEAPERASAFGGIYRWKDGRNTPDVHPVLFEYANVPVYMRLTLGTETPEVTRFMGSKGIIELTEFGLSYTPQPGIDLAPSYYCYGLPSRLRNAYFKQWHKEHDPKPGDEPAPQTLSYHGNDYDDLRPHLWNFFQAVRSRKPVVQDAVFGHNAALGCHMANESYYRKSPVYWDSVSQTIKS; this is translated from the coding sequence ATGACCAAGTCTGGTTACTCGCGCCGCGAATTTTTGCAAAGAAGTGCAGGATTAGCTGGTGCTTCACTTGTCGGCGGCTCCGCTCTGCTGGAACCTGAACCCGTGATTGCTTTACCTCGATTGACTGCCCCCAGTGACAGAGTTCGCTTTGGGATTGTAGGAGTTGGGATGGAGGGCACTGGGCTCCTGACAACTGCCGTTCAGCTCCCCGGGGTAGAGTGCGTAGCCGCTTGCGATCTTTACGATGGCCGTCACGAACTGGCGAGGGAAATTGTCGGAAAACCCATACGGACAACAAGACGCTACAAAGAGTTGCTCGACGACAAAGAGATAGACGCTATTATTATTGCAGTTCCCGACCACTGGCATAAACAGGTTGTGGTGGACGCCGTAGGCGCGGGTAAGGATGTGTACTGCGAGAAGCCCATGTCGCACAGCCCTGCGGATGGCGTGGCAATGGTCGCAGCCGCAAAGAAGACTGATCGTATCGTGCAGATTGGCGCACAGCGGACGAGTTCCGTGTTGTGCGCCAAAGCTAAAGAGCTTTACGCAAGCGGAGCCATCGGTGAACTAAGTCTTGTCGAAGGGAGCTTGGGCCGCAACGATCCCACCGGGGCTTGGGAATATCCACCACCCGCAGATTTGTCTCCCGAGAACCTGGATTGGGAAACGTGGCTGGGTACCGCACCGAAGAAGCCGTTTGACCCGTATCTATTCGCGCGCTGGCGTTGCTGGAAGGAATATGGAACCGGGGTGGCTGGAGACTTGCTTGTTCACTTGATCAGCGGGATGCAATTTGTCCTTGGAATCAATGAAGCTCCCGAACGAGCGTCGGCGTTTGGCGGCATTTACCGCTGGAAAGACGGGCGCAACACGCCCGACGTCCATCCGGTTCTCTTTGAGTACGCCAATGTCCCGGTGTATATGCGCTTGACGCTGGGGACGGAAACTCCCGAAGTCACCCGGTTCATGGGATCCAAAGGCATCATCGAACTTACGGAGTTTGGCCTGAGCTACACCCCTCAACCTGGGATTGACCTGGCGCCCAGCTATTACTGCTACGGACTTCCGAGTCGTCTGAGGAATGCCTATTTCAAGCAGTGGCATAAGGAGCACGATCCCAAACCCGGGGATGAGCCTGCTCCGCAGACGTTAAGCTATCACGGGAACGACTATGACGATCTGCGGCCGCATCTTTGGAATTTCTTCCAGGCCGTCAGGTCGCGGAAACCGGTTGTACAGGACGCTGTGTTCGGTCACAACGCAGCGCTCGGCTGTCACATGGCGAACGAGTCTTACTACCGAAAGAGTCCGGTATATTGGGATTCCGTTTCGCAGACTATTAAGTCCTAA
- a CDS encoding gluconate 2-dehydrogenase subunit 3 family protein codes for MAGQDLQRREILRILAIAAVASHYPGFTKWVFACAHPGAAGTQKIKPAKYTPQFCSAQEYALVERLTELIIPSDERPGAREAGVAEFVDFMVAYDRERQYKFRTGITWLNAHSERLRGQPFVELSEEQQVSILEPLAYKAKYREREEDGREFFSSIKELTAMGFYSSEIGYKELDNPALKFYQISPACPHTDDPEHKHLPPPKW; via the coding sequence ATGGCAGGGCAGGACCTCCAACGCCGTGAAATCTTGCGCATCCTGGCTATAGCTGCGGTCGCGTCACACTATCCCGGGTTCACGAAATGGGTGTTTGCCTGCGCCCACCCGGGGGCGGCGGGCACACAGAAGATCAAGCCGGCGAAGTACACGCCACAGTTCTGCTCCGCGCAGGAGTACGCCCTGGTCGAGCGTCTAACGGAGCTGATCATTCCGAGTGATGAGAGGCCAGGAGCGCGCGAGGCCGGCGTGGCCGAATTTGTGGACTTCATGGTGGCATATGACCGCGAAAGGCAATACAAGTTCCGCACCGGAATCACGTGGCTGAATGCGCATTCGGAGCGGCTGCGGGGTCAACCGTTTGTGGAGCTTTCTGAGGAACAGCAAGTGTCAATTCTTGAACCGCTCGCGTACAAGGCAAAGTACCGGGAGAGGGAGGAAGATGGGCGTGAGTTTTTTAGCAGCATCAAGGAGCTGACGGCGATGGGTTTCTATAGTAGCGAAATCGGGTACAAAGAACTGGACAATCCCGCGCTGAAGTTCTACCAGATATCTCCGGCGTGCCCGCATACGGACGATCCGGAGCACAAACATCTTCCACCTCCGAAATGGTGA